In Deinococcus taeanensis, one DNA window encodes the following:
- a CDS encoding S8 family serine peptidase — translation MVLKQGERLSSQSVVSQLNLDPAGVRVQHVYTQVLQGFAATLSPANLQKLRADPRVKYVEQDGIATANTVQTSPPWGLDRLDQRYRPLNGQYVYGDTAPGVTAYIIDTGIRTTHTDFGGRASWGTNTTGDGNNTDCNGHGTHVAGTTGGTWAGVAKSVRLVAVKVLSCDGSGTWSGVIAGINWAASNRSGPAVANMSLGGGANQAIDDAVTGAANSGLTMVVAAGNSNANACNYSPARTPAAITVGATTSSDSRDTTYSNYGSCLDLFAPGTSIASDWNSSDGATNTISGTSMASPHVAGAAALILSANPTFTPAQVASTLISNATTGVVSNVGTGSPNRLLFVPQPVQNSAPSASFTQTVSGLTATLTSTSTDPDNNITAYSWNFGDGTTASGSSVSKTYSAAGSYTVTLTVTDAGGLSSTTSQTVTVSSGGNALPVASFTKTVTRSTGRVVANSTSYDPDGSIVSYLWDMGDGMTYDTPSVEHYYDLDGSYEIRLTVTDNSGATATTSQTVSVLPNGGCLRAAGGDAPDLIACP, via the coding sequence GTGGTTCTGAAACAGGGCGAGCGCCTGAGCAGCCAGTCGGTCGTTTCGCAGCTCAACCTCGACCCCGCGGGCGTGCGCGTGCAGCACGTGTACACGCAGGTCCTGCAGGGCTTTGCGGCGACCCTCAGTCCCGCCAACCTGCAGAAACTCCGCGCCGATCCCCGAGTGAAGTACGTCGAGCAGGACGGTATCGCCACGGCCAACACCGTGCAGACCAGCCCGCCCTGGGGCCTGGACCGCCTCGACCAGCGCTACCGTCCTCTGAACGGCCAGTACGTGTATGGCGACACCGCTCCCGGGGTCACCGCGTACATCATCGACACGGGCATCCGCACCACTCACACCGACTTCGGCGGTCGGGCCAGCTGGGGCACGAACACCACCGGAGATGGCAACAACACCGACTGCAACGGCCACGGTACCCACGTCGCCGGAACCACGGGCGGCACTTGGGCCGGGGTGGCCAAGAGCGTGCGTCTGGTGGCCGTAAAGGTCCTGAGCTGCGATGGCAGCGGCACCTGGTCGGGCGTGATCGCCGGCATCAACTGGGCTGCCAGCAACCGCAGCGGTCCCGCCGTGGCCAACATGAGCCTGGGTGGCGGCGCCAATCAGGCCATTGACGACGCTGTTACCGGTGCTGCCAACAGCGGCCTGACCATGGTGGTCGCTGCGGGCAACAGCAACGCCAATGCCTGCAACTACAGCCCGGCCCGCACCCCCGCTGCCATCACGGTCGGGGCGACCACCTCCAGTGACAGCCGCGACACCACCTACAGCAATTACGGCAGTTGCCTGGATCTCTTCGCGCCCGGCACGAGTATTGCCAGTGACTGGAACAGCAGTGACGGCGCCACGAATACCATCAGCGGCACCAGCATGGCCTCCCCACACGTGGCGGGCGCCGCCGCGCTGATCCTCTCTGCGAACCCCACATTCACGCCCGCGCAGGTAGCGAGTACGCTGATCTCCAACGCCACCACTGGCGTCGTTTCAAACGTCGGCACCGGCAGCCCCAACCGCCTGCTGTTCGTCCCACAGCCCGTGCAGAACAGCGCGCCCAGCGCCAGCTTCACCCAGACGGTCAGTGGCCTGACTGCCACCCTGACGAGCACCAGCACCGACCCGGACAACAACATCACCGCTTACAGCTGGAACTTCGGGGACGGCACTACAGCCTCGGGCAGCAGCGTCAGCAAGACCTACAGCGCCGCCGGGTCGTACACCGTCACGCTGACCGTCACCGACGCGGGCGGCCTGAGCAGCACCACCTCGCAGACCGTGACCGTCAGCAGCGGCGGGAACGCCCTGCCGGTGGCGAGTTTCACCAAGACCGTCACGCGTTCCACCGGCCGCGTCGTCGCGAACAGCACCAGTTACGATCCGGATGGCAGCATCGTCTCGTACCTGTGGGACATGGGAGACGGCATGACGTACGACACCCCCAGCGTCGAGCACTACTACGACCTGGACGGCTCGTACGAGATCCGCTTGACCGTCACGGACAACAGCGGCGCGACCGCCACCACCAGCCAGACCGTGAGCGTGCTGCCCAACGGCGGCTGCCTGCGCGCGGCGGGCGGCGACGCCCCGGACCTGATCGCCTGCCCCTGA
- a CDS encoding transglutaminase family protein, with translation MRADIRHVTEYRYAEPAWDSFNEVRLSPEISARQDLRSFHLVVQPEASTVSTHRDYFGSLIHHVHVHEPHQVLRIEAQALVVTRPLAPLPAVAFSALDELRSEVTEFLVASPRVPSGRWPETFGVQGPSPHEDLSAFLIRLTAQLNQQFTYHPGATSVSTTLAQFAQDPRGVCQDYTHAMLGICRTLGIPARYVSGYLYSGGEMVGADATHAWVEALIPGQGWVGFDPTNNVLAGEKHIKIGHGRDYPDVSPVRGTYYGGGAAELNVEVRVYGEPPARSGPPRPGTR, from the coding sequence ATGCGCGCCGACATTCGCCACGTGACCGAGTACCGTTATGCGGAGCCCGCCTGGGACTCGTTCAACGAGGTGCGCCTTTCGCCCGAGATCAGTGCCCGGCAGGACCTCCGGAGCTTTCACCTGGTGGTGCAGCCGGAGGCCAGCACGGTCAGCACCCACCGCGACTACTTCGGCTCTCTGATTCATCACGTGCACGTGCACGAGCCGCACCAGGTGCTGCGCATCGAGGCGCAGGCGCTGGTGGTGACCCGGCCCCTGGCGCCCCTGCCGGCGGTGGCGTTCTCCGCTCTGGATGAACTGCGCAGCGAGGTGACTGAGTTTCTGGTGGCCAGCCCGCGCGTGCCTTCAGGCCGCTGGCCGGAGACCTTCGGCGTTCAGGGCCCCAGTCCCCATGAGGACCTCAGCGCTTTCCTGATCCGCCTGACCGCGCAGCTGAACCAGCAGTTCACCTACCACCCGGGGGCCACCAGCGTCAGCACCACCCTGGCCCAGTTCGCCCAGGATCCCCGCGGCGTGTGCCAGGACTACACGCACGCCATGCTGGGCATCTGCCGCACGCTGGGCATTCCGGCGCGGTACGTCAGCGGGTACCTCTATTCCGGAGGGGAGATGGTCGGCGCCGACGCGACACACGCCTGGGTCGAAGCGCTGATTCCCGGTCAGGGCTGGGTGGGCTTTGATCCCACCAACAACGTCCTGGCCGGCGAAAAGCACATCAAGATCGGGCATGGCCGCGACTACCCGGACGTCTCTCCCGTGCGCGGCACGTACTACGGCGGCGGCGCCGCCGAACTCAACGTGGAAGTGCGGGTGTACGGAGAGCCGCCCGCGCGCAGCGGACCGCCCAGGCCCGGAACCCGTTGA
- a CDS encoding alpha-E domain-containing protein, which produces MLSRLAESLYWIGRYMERAENTARLLTVNYYATLETGGQVSEEWRPLLDISGGKDTFAQRYGRVDATTVPTWLAFDRTNPSSVSSSLARARENARGLRDRIPSEMWECLNRAYHDLCFQDEEVLARDGLFEFCSAARDTSQFFFGIAFATLPRDEGWLFMRAGQMLERGDNVLRLLQVRYRHRAVDPALMAVNNHRWMAVLKTASAYEAYRKCNHASVTPRTIAEFLLLNAAFPRSVRYSSENLYDALAGIDRIHPGAHPELLREARWLLARLEHATVDELMDRDQQDLGTLLNDFNQIGSKISASYFTV; this is translated from the coding sequence ATGCTCTCGCGCCTTGCCGAATCGCTGTACTGGATTGGCCGGTACATGGAGCGCGCCGAGAACACCGCGCGCCTGCTGACCGTGAACTACTACGCGACGCTCGAAACCGGCGGTCAGGTCAGTGAGGAGTGGCGCCCGCTGCTGGATATTTCCGGCGGCAAGGACACCTTCGCTCAACGGTACGGCCGGGTGGACGCCACCACCGTGCCCACCTGGCTGGCGTTTGACCGCACGAACCCCTCCAGTGTGTCGTCCAGTCTGGCGCGCGCGCGCGAAAACGCCCGCGGGCTGCGGGACCGCATTCCATCGGAGATGTGGGAATGCCTGAACCGCGCCTACCACGACCTGTGCTTTCAGGACGAGGAGGTGCTGGCCCGTGACGGGCTGTTCGAGTTCTGTAGCGCGGCGCGCGATACCAGCCAGTTCTTCTTCGGAATCGCTTTTGCCACCCTGCCCCGTGACGAGGGGTGGCTGTTCATGCGCGCCGGACAGATGCTGGAACGGGGCGACAACGTCCTGAGGCTGCTGCAGGTCCGTTACCGTCACCGCGCCGTCGACCCGGCCCTGATGGCCGTCAACAACCACCGCTGGATGGCCGTGCTGAAGACCGCTTCCGCCTATGAGGCCTACCGGAAATGCAACCACGCCAGTGTCACCCCCCGGACCATCGCGGAATTCCTCCTGCTGAACGCGGCGTTTCCCCGCAGTGTGCGCTACAGCAGTGAAAACCTGTACGACGCGCTGGCCGGCATCGACCGGATCCACCCGGGCGCTCACCCTGAGCTGCTGCGGGAAGCCCGGTGGCTGCTCGCCCGGCTGGAGCACGCCACCGTCGATGAACTGATGGACCGGGACCAGCAGGACCTGGGCACCCTGCTGAACGACTTCAACCAGATCGGGTCCAAGATTTCCGCCTCATACTTCACGGTCTGA
- a CDS encoding HD domain-containing phosphohydrolase, translated as MDSPELDRQHALSRYSLSDAADREALERITRLTTESLGIPSAQINVISEHHQHTWAHTRWPGDDLPRELSFCSHTILLPEQDILEIPDTWADARFAQHPLVTEPPHLRYYAGAPLRTPDGYAIGSLCLLDSEQHDPLSEHQQVMLAQFADLVMGELERQRGVRELREAFEIQHAQEVRLHALMDHASDLIMIKDTQHRFVDINRAAEAALGKARDDLIGQDDRRFFDEELYASVRASDELVMRTRQHMLHERRAVIQGRERVYESSRFPLILPDGAVNGVIVIARDVTERHELEQALRDANTHLEQRVQERTRALETLAYRDPLTSLSNRRAFDLAFDTGLVWADEARQPVHLLLFDLDELKDMNAQFGFARGDELLNVFASSLSQVFHDGQVFRLGGDEFTVLIQGEPRAPLAELTAQAVQLTRAAGFQLMTASVGTATYPTDAQATGGLLRLADQRMLRDKTARRSARNLGVTPAEAARAVEHPGAAVQAVRSTLKFLTQQQGLTSAAWNGLLEAAVASVPGAEAGSLTLREGDTFRYQAQVGHSDALLGVEQTVVQAQAWHSGPEWAQGRARILRGQDTLLAHSRRVVPHPESRAIYEQQAALLELRANLSVPVELSGEVVAEIHLDNLHREDAFDHHSVMLAEEFASLAAALISDGRRRAHEAARQRELEVLVRLSQDLRVAHTLEDVESALCLEAVKLLGTDHVVYLRFDAEEDALHLTARGWPYEVTPHTAPRGDGELWLALLTRSSLQLEGNVDNAALFRLKQATLLVTPLHAGERQMGVLVAARPIGVTFADSEMQLMNAVASSGVTAIQRVWAEQGNAERVRELQVLVDVARHKGPLDQEDVVTRRCLMDGREFLNADYAAYLHLESGTLIEDRTAPATFHAALKRLLPSLEQLSQDLGLESGSLAVANYPHAPGALPSLVAAGVQAVVSAPVLERGRAVGLVGFVWFKPRRALPSGAQSLTGRVAELIGRAVERNAFIDDLKSTHEGALLALGLSLELRDFETHGHTERVVRLASEVASKLGMNHSECDALRQGAYLHDVGKLAIPDAVLLKPGKLDAAEWALMQTHSAVGADMIARIPTIPTTARHVIRHHHERWDGTGYPDRLAGEEIPLAARLFSLVDVYDALTSARPYKKAWAPEEAAAELRAQAGRQFDPALVEVFLSVTP; from the coding sequence ATGGATTCCCCTGAGCTCGACCGGCAGCATGCCCTGTCCCGGTACTCACTCTCTGACGCCGCCGACCGTGAGGCTCTCGAACGCATTACCCGGCTAACCACGGAGAGTCTCGGGATTCCCAGCGCGCAGATCAACGTGATCAGTGAGCACCACCAGCACACCTGGGCGCACACCCGGTGGCCAGGCGATGACCTGCCGCGCGAACTCTCCTTCTGCTCGCACACCATCCTGCTGCCCGAACAGGACATCCTGGAAATCCCCGACACCTGGGCGGACGCGCGCTTCGCCCAGCATCCCCTCGTCACTGAACCTCCGCACCTGCGCTACTACGCTGGCGCGCCGCTGCGTACCCCCGACGGGTACGCGATTGGCAGCCTCTGCCTGCTTGACTCCGAGCAGCACGACCCCCTGAGCGAGCATCAGCAGGTCATGCTTGCTCAGTTCGCAGACCTGGTGATGGGTGAACTCGAACGCCAGCGAGGCGTGCGTGAACTGCGTGAGGCCTTCGAGATCCAGCACGCTCAGGAAGTGCGCCTGCACGCCCTGATGGACCACGCCTCGGACCTGATCATGATCAAGGATACGCAACACCGCTTCGTGGACATCAACCGGGCTGCCGAAGCGGCCCTCGGGAAAGCCCGGGACGACCTGATCGGACAAGACGACCGGAGATTCTTTGACGAGGAGCTGTACGCGTCCGTCCGTGCGTCCGACGAGCTGGTGATGCGCACCCGCCAGCACATGCTTCACGAACGCCGCGCGGTGATCCAGGGACGGGAGCGGGTGTACGAATCCTCCAGGTTCCCGCTGATCCTGCCGGATGGAGCGGTCAACGGGGTCATCGTGATCGCGCGGGATGTTACCGAGCGACATGAACTTGAGCAGGCCCTGCGGGACGCCAATACGCACCTGGAGCAGCGTGTGCAGGAACGCACCCGTGCGCTGGAGACCCTGGCGTACCGCGATCCCCTGACGAGCCTGAGCAACCGCCGCGCCTTTGACCTGGCGTTCGATACTGGGTTGGTGTGGGCGGACGAGGCACGCCAGCCGGTTCACCTGCTGCTCTTCGACCTGGATGAACTCAAGGACATGAACGCGCAGTTCGGCTTCGCCCGGGGGGATGAACTGCTGAACGTTTTTGCCTCCTCCCTCAGTCAGGTCTTTCATGACGGCCAGGTGTTCCGCCTCGGCGGGGACGAATTCACGGTGCTGATTCAGGGTGAACCCAGAGCGCCCCTCGCTGAACTGACGGCGCAGGCGGTGCAGCTCACCCGCGCAGCCGGGTTCCAGCTGATGACTGCGTCGGTGGGGACCGCCACGTACCCTACCGACGCGCAGGCCACCGGTGGCCTGCTGCGGCTCGCCGACCAGCGCATGCTGCGCGACAAAACAGCCCGGCGCTCCGCGCGGAACCTGGGCGTGACCCCTGCGGAAGCGGCCAGGGCCGTGGAACATCCCGGCGCCGCGGTGCAGGCAGTTCGCTCAACTTTGAAGTTCCTCACGCAGCAGCAAGGCCTGACCTCAGCCGCCTGGAATGGCCTGCTGGAAGCGGCGGTCGCGAGTGTCCCCGGCGCGGAAGCCGGTTCGCTGACCCTGCGCGAGGGCGACACGTTCCGCTATCAGGCCCAGGTGGGACACTCCGACGCCCTGCTGGGCGTCGAGCAGACGGTCGTGCAGGCGCAGGCATGGCACAGCGGGCCCGAATGGGCCCAGGGGCGCGCGCGCATCCTGCGCGGCCAGGACACCCTGCTGGCGCATTCCCGCCGGGTGGTCCCCCACCCGGAAAGCCGGGCCATCTACGAGCAGCAGGCGGCACTGCTCGAGCTGCGGGCGAACCTCAGCGTCCCAGTGGAACTCAGCGGTGAAGTCGTCGCGGAAATCCACCTGGATAACCTGCACCGCGAAGACGCGTTCGATCATCACTCGGTGATGCTGGCTGAGGAGTTCGCGTCCCTCGCGGCCGCGCTGATCTCGGATGGTCGCCGGCGGGCCCATGAAGCGGCGCGGCAGCGGGAACTGGAGGTGCTGGTGAGGCTCAGCCAGGACCTGCGGGTCGCCCACACCCTCGAGGACGTGGAAAGCGCCCTGTGCCTGGAAGCGGTGAAACTGCTCGGCACCGACCACGTGGTGTACCTGCGCTTCGATGCTGAAGAAGACGCCCTGCACCTCACGGCCCGCGGCTGGCCGTACGAGGTCACCCCGCACACCGCCCCCCGTGGAGACGGAGAACTGTGGCTGGCCCTCCTCACACGCAGTTCTCTTCAGCTCGAAGGGAACGTGGACAACGCCGCGCTCTTTCGCCTGAAGCAGGCCACCCTGCTGGTCACGCCCCTGCACGCGGGTGAACGCCAGATGGGGGTGCTTGTCGCTGCGCGGCCCATCGGCGTGACCTTTGCAGATTCAGAAATGCAGTTGATGAATGCCGTGGCGTCCTCCGGCGTGACGGCCATCCAGCGTGTCTGGGCGGAGCAGGGGAATGCCGAGCGGGTGAGGGAGCTGCAAGTGCTGGTCGACGTCGCGCGCCATAAGGGACCGCTGGACCAGGAGGACGTGGTGACCAGACGCTGCCTGATGGACGGCCGGGAGTTCCTGAATGCGGATTACGCGGCTTACCTTCACCTGGAAAGTGGGACCTTGATCGAAGACCGGACAGCCCCCGCCACGTTCCACGCCGCGTTGAAGCGTCTGCTCCCCAGCTTGGAGCAACTCAGTCAGGACCTCGGCCTGGAGTCAGGCAGTCTGGCCGTGGCGAACTACCCTCATGCGCCTGGGGCCCTGCCGTCCCTGGTGGCGGCCGGCGTGCAGGCAGTGGTGAGCGCGCCGGTCCTGGAGCGGGGCCGGGCCGTGGGGCTGGTGGGTTTCGTGTGGTTCAAACCACGCCGGGCCCTGCCAAGCGGCGCGCAGTCCCTCACCGGCCGGGTGGCGGAACTGATTGGCCGCGCGGTGGAACGCAACGCGTTTATTGATGACCTGAAAAGTACGCATGAGGGCGCACTGCTGGCCCTGGGTCTCTCGCTTGAGTTGCGCGACTTCGAGACGCACGGCCACACCGAGCGCGTGGTGCGGCTGGCCTCGGAAGTTGCGAGCAAGCTGGGGATGAATCACAGCGAGTGTGATGCCCTGCGTCAGGGCGCGTACCTGCATGATGTGGGCAAACTGGCCATCCCGGACGCGGTGCTGCTCAAACCCGGGAAGCTGGACGCGGCAGAGTGGGCGTTGATGCAGACGCACTCGGCGGTCGGCGCGGACATGATTGCGCGGATTCCCACCATTCCCACCACCGCCAGGCACGTCATCCGGCATCACCATGAACGCTGGGACGGCACGGGGTACCCGGACCGGCTCGCGGGTGAAGAGATTCCCCTGGCAGCGCGGCTGTTCAGCCTGGTGGACGTGTACGACGCCCTGACCAGTGCACGGCCTTACAAGAAAGCATGGGCTCCAGAGGAAGCAGCGGCAGAACTGCGCGCTCAGGCCGGCCGGCAGTTTGACCCGGCCCTCGTGGAGGTGTTCCTATCGGTGACTCCATAG
- a CDS encoding transglutaminase-like domain-containing protein → MGFHLTFELPFTTPLLLVVEPAPRPGQRIVQTRELLDQARGVDRWSRYTDAFGNIVWRVLGVGQTLEVGQDLLVEVPASSDPQWPHLPKTPVEDLPDEVLQFLLPSRYVDSDLISNEAWERFGHIWGGWAQVQAISDHLHSTCTYGGGSTSSTTAQQAYVSGQAVCRDFAHMGVAFCRALNIPARYVCGYLGEIGVPTTPSPMDFHAWFEAWIDGAWRTFDARHNLPRVGRVVIATGRDAADVAFTTSFGAARLSQMKVWADQVDPDTRLPETWAPPLDRPAPADPPLG, encoded by the coding sequence GTGGGCTTTCACCTGACCTTTGAACTGCCGTTCACCACGCCGCTGCTCCTGGTGGTGGAACCCGCACCCCGGCCCGGGCAACGCATCGTGCAGACCCGGGAGCTGCTCGACCAGGCCCGCGGGGTCGACCGCTGGAGCCGTTACACCGACGCCTTCGGAAACATCGTCTGGCGGGTGCTGGGTGTGGGGCAGACCCTGGAAGTGGGCCAGGACCTGCTGGTGGAAGTCCCCGCCTCCAGTGATCCGCAGTGGCCGCACCTGCCCAAAACCCCCGTGGAGGACCTCCCCGACGAGGTGCTGCAGTTTCTCCTTCCCAGCCGGTACGTGGATTCCGACCTCATCTCCAACGAAGCCTGGGAACGCTTCGGGCACATCTGGGGCGGCTGGGCACAGGTGCAGGCCATCAGCGACCATCTGCACAGCACCTGCACCTACGGCGGAGGCAGCACGTCCAGCACCACGGCGCAGCAGGCCTATGTCAGCGGACAGGCGGTTTGCCGTGACTTCGCGCACATGGGCGTGGCGTTCTGCCGGGCCCTCAATATTCCCGCCCGGTACGTGTGCGGCTACCTCGGTGAAATCGGCGTGCCAACCACCCCCAGCCCCATGGACTTTCACGCCTGGTTCGAAGCGTGGATCGACGGGGCCTGGCGGACATTCGACGCCCGGCACAATCTCCCCCGGGTCGGGCGGGTGGTGATCGCGACCGGGCGGGACGCTGCCGACGTGGCGTTCACCACCAGTTTCGGCGCGGCGCGCCTCAGCCAGATGAAGGTCTGGGCTGACCAGGTGGACCCGGACACCCGGTTGCCCGAAACCTGGGCGCCGCCGCTGGACCGGCCCGCACCAGCAGACCCGCCTCTGGGGTGA
- a CDS encoding circularly permuted type 2 ATP-grasp protein, protein MEQYDQGTTFFDEMFAPHGQIRPHYQGVQAYFRRLGTPEFQRRQRLMDLAFRNQGITFTVYGDSAGVERTFPFDPVPRIIPASEWAALEAGLTQRVLALNAFLRDVYSDAQILKDGVIPSELVYTSSNFRREVHGLKVPLGIYTHIVGSDLIRDENGRYLVLEDNLRSPSGVSYLLANRQAMTRIFPGMFERQGVRTVDHYTTELLRVLRSLSPRAPEATVVVLTPGMYNSAYFEHAYLAQQMGVELVEGRDLFVDGGRVWMRTTSGRTQVDVIYRRIDDDYLDPLTFRRDSALGVSGLVEVYRQGRVAIANAIGAGVADDKAVYAYVPAMIEYYLNEKPLLDNVPTYLGWNADHLAHMLENAAELVIKAVGEAGGYGMLIGPAATRSEIDEFLRSVRDNPRNYIAQPVVGLSRHPTFYPDTGAFEPAHVDLRPYILVGNDVTIVPGGLTRVALRRGSLVVNSSQGGGSKDTWVLTHDGPALTRRQQQFQGATELQESLPTSGVTQGQPVHDAAAAPSAGGQHQWQGAQEPEPGEPDFSSGPPGVPGPQEER, encoded by the coding sequence ATGGAGCAGTACGACCAGGGGACAACGTTTTTCGACGAGATGTTTGCCCCGCACGGCCAGATCCGGCCTCATTACCAGGGGGTGCAGGCCTACTTCCGCCGCCTCGGCACCCCGGAGTTCCAGCGCCGCCAGCGCCTGATGGATCTGGCGTTCCGGAACCAGGGCATCACGTTCACGGTGTACGGGGACAGCGCCGGGGTGGAACGGACGTTTCCGTTCGATCCGGTCCCGAGAATCATTCCCGCCTCCGAGTGGGCGGCCCTGGAAGCCGGACTGACCCAGCGGGTCCTGGCCCTGAATGCGTTTCTGCGCGACGTCTACAGCGACGCCCAGATTCTCAAGGACGGCGTGATTCCCAGTGAGCTGGTGTATACGTCCAGCAATTTCCGCCGCGAGGTGCACGGCCTGAAGGTGCCGCTGGGCATCTACACGCACATTGTCGGCAGCGACCTGATCCGTGACGAGAACGGGCGCTATCTGGTGCTGGAGGACAATCTGCGCTCCCCCAGCGGGGTCAGCTACCTGCTCGCCAACCGCCAGGCCATGACCCGGATCTTTCCCGGCATGTTCGAGCGCCAGGGCGTGCGCACGGTCGACCACTACACCACCGAACTGCTGCGCGTCCTGAGGTCCCTCAGCCCCCGCGCCCCGGAAGCGACCGTGGTGGTCCTGACCCCGGGGATGTACAACAGTGCCTACTTCGAGCACGCCTACCTCGCGCAGCAGATGGGCGTGGAACTGGTCGAGGGCCGCGACCTGTTTGTCGATGGCGGGCGGGTCTGGATGCGCACCACCTCTGGCCGCACCCAGGTGGACGTGATCTACCGCCGGATCGATGACGACTATCTCGACCCGCTGACGTTCCGGCGGGACTCGGCGCTGGGGGTGTCCGGGCTGGTGGAGGTCTACCGCCAGGGCCGCGTGGCCATTGCCAACGCCATCGGCGCCGGGGTGGCAGACGACAAGGCCGTCTACGCCTATGTGCCCGCCATGATCGAGTACTACCTCAATGAAAAGCCGCTGCTGGACAATGTGCCCACCTACCTGGGCTGGAACGCCGACCACCTGGCCCACATGCTGGAGAACGCCGCCGAGCTGGTGATCAAGGCCGTCGGGGAGGCAGGCGGCTACGGCATGCTGATCGGCCCAGCCGCCACCCGGAGCGAGATCGACGAGTTCCTCAGAAGCGTCCGTGACAACCCGCGCAACTACATCGCCCAGCCCGTTGTCGGACTGTCGCGGCACCCGACGTTCTACCCCGACACGGGCGCTTTCGAACCGGCGCATGTTGATCTGCGGCCCTACATTCTTGTGGGCAACGACGTGACCATCGTGCCGGGGGGCCTCACGCGCGTGGCCCTGCGGCGCGGTTCCCTGGTGGTCAATTCCTCCCAGGGGGGCGGCAGCAAGGATACCTGGGTGCTGACCCATGACGGCCCCGCCCTCACGCGCAGGCAGCAGCAGTTTCAGGGCGCCACCGAGTTGCAGGAATCGCTGCCCACCAGCGGTGTGACGCAGGGTCAGCCGGTCCATGACGCGGCGGCGGCCCCGTCCGCCGGGGGACAGCACCAGTGGCAGGGCGCGCAGGAGCCTGAGCCCGGCGAACCTGACTTTTCAAGCGGGCCCCCCGGCGTGCCGGGGCCGCAGGAGGAACGCTGA